In the Wyeomyia smithii strain HCP4-BCI-WySm-NY-G18 chromosome 2, ASM2978416v1, whole genome shotgun sequence genome, one interval contains:
- the LOC129722650 gene encoding galectin-4-like: MATIPVYSPTIPFLGLVPGGLRPGSMINIRGVINNHGERCQINIQTGAALNPRDDVALHISIRPNEYAIVRNTLQRQVWGTEERHGGCPIHYGQQFTLLVAIEVNFFKIVINGNHFCTFNHRMSVHLARFISISGGCVINSITTEVEIGGPAAPPYPGTIPGINPPPYTPPMAPYQPPPPPPGGNIGFVPVPPPMPPPPPYTPSPGYPVGGHGPHYKGFQQYPGHRGTAPFSSHETTAPSAPPTANFGHESSDKPKSMMNSLSSGIEQTKNFLHDAVFGKPTTAPPYPQHGHGTTQTAHHSIKNVHSQQEKKSKKYLKYAAGAAAIGLGGYALGKTLKKRRSSSSSSSD; this comes from the exons ATGGCGACGATTCCAGTTTATTCTCCC ACAATCCCCTTTTTGGGCCTAGTACCGGGCGGCCTTCGCCCAGGCAGCATGATTAACATCAGAGGCGTCATCAATAACCACGGCGAGCG ATGCCAGATCAACATTCAAACGGGGGCCGCCCTAAACCCACGCGACGACGTTGCGCTGCATATTAGCATTCGCCCGAACGAGTATGCAATCGTACGAAATACTTTGCAACGTCAAGTCTGGGGCACAGAAGAACGTCACGGGGGCTGCCCGATTCATTACGGACAGCAGTTCACACTGCTGGTGGCGATCGAGGTTAACTTTTTCAAAATCGTCATAAATGGAAATCATTTCTGTACTTTCAACCATCGAATGTCCGTACATTTGGCGAGATTCATATCGATCAGTGGTGGCTGTGTGATCAATTCGATCACCACTGAGGTGGAGATCGGTGGTCCCGCGGCGCCACCATATCCTGGAACCATTCCGG GAATCAATCCACCACCATACACACCTCCCATGGCACCGTACCAACCGCCTCCTCCGCCGCCAGGAGGAAATATAGGTTTTGTCCCTGTACCACCGCCGATGCCGCCACCACCGCCGTACACACCTTCACCCGGTTATCCCGTTGGCGGCCACGGTCCTCACTATAAAG GCTTCCAGCAATATCCCGGCCATCGCGGAACTGCTCCTTTTTCG TCGCATGAAACCACTGCTCCTTCTGCTCCTCCGACCGCCAACTTCGGCCACGAGTCCAGCGATAAGCCAAAATCAATGATGAACAGTTTGTCCAGCGGGATCGAACAAACAAAGAATTTTCTTCATGATGCCGTGTTCGGTAAACCAACTACAGCGCCTCCCTACCCTCAGCACGGCCATGGAACAACTCAGACAGCCCACCATTCGATAAAGAATGTCCACTCCCAACAG GAGAAAAAGTCCAAAAAGTATCTTAAATACGCTGCTGGGGCTGCAGCTATCGGACTTGGAGGCTACGCACTTGGTAAAACGTTGAAGAAACGAAGAagcagtagtagtagtagcAGTGATTAA
- the LOC129722649 gene encoding methyltransferase-like protein 17, mitochondrial: MRACSKFLFKSNNFLNLKRFLCTVAKCKFDVALVESTNEALEAGRYKHRHHEGRVSSGCISVPDSIVSAIVKSCKDYPLKALTTEGSKLDSIIRTRKAPLEQDELRKRINKVRQDVGQEFYSKMNVEAMTEEQTEHLSKVIDAQSMKRAKQKIYAWKPINYDEFKGLQYLLGRSATEYAVLTQIFDEIRKRVPEFKPRSFLDFGSGVGTGTWAAANLWREHIFEYVCIDASAEMNDLAELIIRGGESNRNMSLRNIFYRQFLPASQNTKYDLVLSAFSLFELPTKKTRLDVVENLWNKCDGFLVLVEHGSSAGFSLIDEARQFLTNKNDSSDCEYHIFSPCPHSHQCPRVSLADGTPCNFEVTYNQLPLGNSTEASKYLYSYVVFRKGAASAQQDKYPRIVRPTLVRSKHSICRMCTAEGDLQEVIFTASKHGKNLYRCARASKWGDQLPITIGKKAL; encoded by the exons atgagAGCATGCAGCAAGTTTCTTTTTAAAAGTAACAATTTTCTTAACTTGAAG CGCTTCCTCTGTACAGTAGCTAAATGCAAGTTCGATGTCGCCCTCGTTGAGTCTACCAACGAAGCTCTCGAAGCTGGACGATATAAGCATCGACACCACGAGGGTAGGGTTTCTAGTGGATGCATCAGTGTTCCAGACTCGATAGTATCGGCAATAGTGAAAAGTTGCAAAGATTACCCGTTGAAGGCCCTTACAACTGAGGGTTCAAAATTGGACAGCATCATACGAACACGAAAGGCTCCGTTAGAGCAGGATGAACTCCGGAAGAGAATAAACAAGGTGCGGCAAGATGTTGGCCAAGAATTTTACAGTAAAATGAATGTAGAAGCAATGA CCGAGGAACAGACTGAACATCTGAGCAAGGTGATCGATGCTCAATCGATGAAACGTGCAAAACAGAAGATTTACGCATGGAAACCAATCAACTATGATGAGTTTAAAGGGCTTCAGTATTTGTTAGGTCGATCTGCGACAGAATATGCGGTCTTAACGCAGATTTTCGATGAGATCAGAAAGCGAGTTCCGGAATTCAAACCACGCAGTTTTCTCGACTTTGGATCCGGTGTCGGCACGGGAACGTGGGCGGCGGCCAACTTGTGGAGAGAACACATCTTCGAGTACGTTTGCATTGATGCGTCCGCCGAAATGAATGATCTTGCTGAGCTGATCATACGAGGTGGCGAAAGCAACCGAAATATGAGCTTGCGAAATATTTTCTATCGGCAATTTTTGCCCGCATCACAAAACACCAAATATGATCTTGTGCTAAGTGCTTTCTCCTTGTTTGAACTGCCCACAAAAAAAACTCGGCTGGATGTGGTGGAAAATCTTTGGAACAAGTGCGACGGTTTTCTTGTCCTTGTTGAGCATGGCTCTTCCGCGGGTTTTTCTCTGATCGACGAGGCGAGACAGTTTTTGACAAACAAAAACGATTCAAGTGATTGCGAGTATCACATATTTTCACCT TGCCCACATAGCCATCAGTGTCCACGGGTAAGTTTAGCGGATGGAACACCTTGTAACTTCGAAGTCACGTACAATCAGCTCCCGCTGGGGAACTCAACGGAAGCGAGTAAGTATCTGTACTCGTACGTTGTGTTTCGCAAAGGAGCTGCGTCCGCTCAGCAGGACAAGTATCCGCGGATAGTCAGACCCACACTCGTTCGTTCAAAACACTCCATCTGCCGAATGTGTACGGCTGAGGGAGACTTGCAGGAGGTTATCTTTACGGCCTCCAAACATGGGAA GAACCTTTATAGATGTGCCAGGGCAAGTAAATGGGGTGATCAATTACCGATTACCATTGGAAAGAAAGCTTTATAG
- the LOC129725171 gene encoding diphthamide biosynthesis protein 3 — MAVYHDEVEIEDFEYDEEEEMYYYPCPCGDRFEISREELVAGEEVATCPSCSLIVKVIYDREAFQAEQDEVEPVKGDRDKEIAGE, encoded by the coding sequence ATGGCAGTGTATCACGACGAGGTTGAAATAGAAGACTTCGAGTACGACGAAGAGGAAGAGATGTACTACTATCCGTGTCCATGCGGAGATCGATTTGAGATTAGTCGGGAAGAACTGGTCGCCGGGGAGGAAGTAGCTACGTGCCCAAGTTGTTCACTAATTGTTAAAGTTATTTACGACCGTGAGGCTTTTCAGGCCGAACAAGACGAGGTGGAACCAGTGAAGGGTGATAGAGATAAAGAAATCGCTGGTGAGTAG
- the LOC129725170 gene encoding uncharacterized protein LOC129725170 has translation MEYRLFYKNASRNDRVKENSKRLKSKRESSRQDLHFNNRNLNVHEYDDEDNDEVFYKHPPEQEPEIPREKRRRSRQKDDENKENEMQNKYKERLARLLRFKEERARAKQKSVKKKPFVSVVPKNNLVDREYEKNLFKKSEAELRKLDDRRKVPLTPAAMHATPRVDTRRKEPPTTAEKQKPKGHILNMKTPASIRKAKPKVDTWRKNATPANENAIRKHQRQADIMTRGKVTATASSGATTTINKNKLQNTAVSNRKRVLGKAVAGSSGITHYQQVRAKQKSVKFNFLFAKDGDMVTSTNRKKKSLEKLLQANAAPQQYPVTFRFSPKAAANDDDIFEGISPIDVDTPTPKKVVADSEAIAMRKREVRRRSMVFTVEDVKPTHVKSEASDDDWEPQVITISDDESMDLGKVEKESSKQVNESFTTQVTEEKLIHDRRPTIDETFVKSSPKLIEIGRKSISGRPSLIFIEDEHIPIESQNANATQTIVGRTSLGFIEEANGPTTEKLHPLCKIETASPRSRSGTPRMSFVEEDLQCTKPLPEGNLATILLHKQEIKRRSSGGSSRSSLVNFREEDQPPSDVRDKVAFYYNLVEKELKRLQELCNLYKDDLQNEMIDENGKGLIIAAQGQTNILINKKLSKFRELVGHYEKSWMDQKVRTDDLDGFWLMVSLDLENLDRRFDELRQLKENNWQEVVEQQKIKKLKGGGGIKKREKKPMKTKASGLADLIKKAREEAKKKIMLESVLKESVTVVTPVKRSVRIATTPRRSSITRNSLCAGCTPTSAKSERKTLRKTIFNDHTLRRKEIVKSILKTPSEKRRAKSVLFLDSGLDTPEARRSDGRRKIIHTPKPKITFNEELEVEDVETISLTTPYKLDEEIRKRRRSSLHVPESTEEVQPQSSCTKPRSRRKTLRFNDDDEQEKEETYPSEESVSFRPITRSHRR, from the exons ATGGAATATAGACTGTTTTACAAAAACGCGTCTCGCAACGATCGTGTGAAGGAAAATAGCAAGCGATTAAAATCGAAACGCGAAAGCTCCCGACAGGACCTTCATTTTAACAATCGTAACCTTAATGTGCATGAATATGACGATGAAGATAATGACGAAGTGTTCTACAAACATCCTCCGGAGCAAGAACCAGAGATACCCCGCGAAAAGCGACGACGCTCGCGTCAAAAAGATGATGAAAACAAGGAGAATGAAATGCAGAATAAATACAAGGAGCGTCTCGCTCGACTATTACGGTTCAAAGAAGAACGGGCACGAGCAAAGCAAAAGTCCGTTAAAAAGAAACCATTTGTTTCTGTAGTACCTAAAAATAATCTGGTGGATCGTGAGTAcgagaaaaatttgttcaaaaaatcTGAAGCCGAGCTAAGGAAGCTAGACGACCGGAGAAAAGTACCACTGACGCCTGCAGCAATGCATGCTACACCTAGAGTAGATACACGCCGAAAAGAACCACCCACAACTGCAGAAAAGCAGAAGCCAAAAGGGCACATCCTGAACATGAAGACTCCCGCATCTATTAGGAAAGCTAAACCTAAGGTTGATACTTGGCGTAAGAATGCGACTCCAGCAAACGAAAATGCTATTAGAAAACATCAGAGACAGGCAGACATCATGACTAGAGGCAAAGTAACGGCAACTGCATCGAGTGGCGCAACTACGACTATCAACAAGAACAAACTACAAAACACAGCTGTTTCGAATAGAAAGAGGGTGCTAGGAAAAGCAGTAGCCGGTAGCAGTGGAATAACG CATTATCAACAAGTACGCGCGAAACAAAAATCCGTAaagtttaattttctttttgctAAGGACGGCGATATGGTCACTTCGACCAATCGTAAAAAGAAAAGCCTTGAAAAGCTCCTTCAAGCGAATGCCGCACCGCAGCAATACCCTGTAACGTTCAGATTTTCTCCCAAGGCAGCCGCTAACGATGACGACATATTCGAAGGCATTAGCCCGATCGATGTCGATACCCCAACGCCGAAGAAAGTGGTCGCAGATTCGGAAGCAATCGCCATGCGAAAACGCGAAGTCCGCCGCCGTTCAATGGTTTTCACCGTTGAAGATGTGAAACCGACGCATGTCAAGTCTGAAGCAAGTGACGACGATTGGGAACCGCAAGTGATAACCATTTCGGATGATGAATCAATGGATTTAGGTAAAGTTGAAAAAGAGTCATCCAAGCAAGTAAACGAATCATTTACAACGCAAGTAACAGAAGAAAAATTGATACACGACAGACGACCAACAATCGACGAAACTTTTGTGAAAAGTTCACCAAAACTGATCGAAATTGGGCGAAAATCCATAAGTGGCAGACCAtctctaatattcattgaagaTGAACATATCCCTATTGAATCGCAGAATGCAAACGCAACACAGACTATCGTTGGTCGAACCTCGCTCGGATTTATCGAAGAAGCCAACGGACCTACGACTGAAAAATTGCATCCATTATGTAAAATTGAAACCGCCAGTCCTCGAAGTCGCTCAGGCACTCCTCGGATGAGCTTCGTTGAAGAGGATCTACAATGTACGAAACCCCTTCCTGAAGGGAATCTTGCAACTATACTTCTACACAAACAGGAAATCAAACGTCGAAGCAGTGGTGGAAGCAGCCGGTCTTCGTTGGTTAACTTCCGAGAAGAGGATCAACCACCTTCGGATGTGCGTGACAAAGTCGCGTTTTACTATAACTTAGTTGAGAAGGAACTAAAACGCCTTCAAGAGCTGTGTAATCTTTACAAAGATGACCTTCAGAATGAAATGATTGATGAAAATGGTAAAGGACTGATAATTGCTGCCCAAGGACAAACCAACATTCTTATCAACAAAAAGTTATCCAAGTTTAGAGAATTAGTAGGTCATTACGAGAAAAGTTGGATGGATCAAAAAGTACGAACTGACGATTTGGACGGATTTTGGTTGATGGTTTCCCTGGACCTGGAGAATCTCGATCGTCGTTTTGATGAGTTACGACAGCTCAAGGAAAATAATTGGCAAGAAGTTGTAGAGCAGCAAAAGATTAAAAAACTCAAAGGAGGCGGTGGAATTAAAAAACGCGAGAAAAAACCTATGAAAACTAAAGCCAGTGGGTTGGCCGATTTGATCAAAAAAGCTCGCGAAGAGGCTAAAAAGAAAATAATGCTAGAATCGGTCCTGAAGGAATCTGTTACCGTTGTAACACCTGTAAAGCGTTCGGTTAGAATAGCAACCACTCCCAGAAGAAGCAGTATTACGAGAAACAGCCTTTGCGCTGGTTGCACACCGACATCTGCTAAAAGTGAGCGCAAAACGTTACGCAAGACGATCTTCAATGAT CATACTTTGCGTCGGAAAGAAATCGTCAAATCGATCCTCAAAACTCCTAGTGAAAAACGGCGCGCCAAAAGCGTTCTGTTTTTGGATTCAGGCTTGGACACACCAGAGGCACGCCGGTCGGATGGACGTCGTAAAATCATTCACACGccaaaaccgaaaatcaccTTCAACGAAGAGTTAGAGGTGGAAGATGTTGAAACAATTTCGTTGACTACGCCATACAAATTGGACGAGGAAATCCGAAAACGTAGACGAAGCTCACTTCATGTTCCGGAAAGTACCGAAGAGGTACAACCGCAGTCTAGCTGTACAAAACCAAGAAGCAGACGAAAAACTTTACGGTTTAACGATGACGATGAACAGGAAAAGGAAGAGACTTACCCAAGCGAGGAAAGCG tgAGTTTCAGACCAATCACTCGAAGCCACCGGAGGTAA
- the LOC129721128 gene encoding essential MCU regulator, mitochondrial translates to MSHYPLTTFQSLKSSIGPKIEYFALCVFLCNTLQKNRNLFVKMVLSNIIRVVSQLSVSRSGLLEVRQIRRKYTYRSGALKPMPDITPFGLLGIIMTVIPGLLIGATISKNMANFLEENDLFVPSDDDDDDD, encoded by the coding sequence atgtCACACTATCCTCTGACTACTTTTCAATCGCTTAAAAGTTCGATTGGACCTAAAATCGAATATTTCGCGTTGTGTGTGTTTCTCTGTAATACATTACAGAAAAATCGGAATCTCTTCGTAAAAATGGTTCTATCCAACATAATTCGCGTTGTCAGCCAGCTGAGCGTTAGTCGATCAGGCCTTCTAGAGGTTCGACAGATACGTCGAAAGTACACCTACCGGAGTGGTGCCTTGAAACCCATGCCTGACATAACTCCTTTCGGGCTACTGGGAATCATTATGACCGTCATTCCGGGGCTGCTGATTGGTGCAACTATAAGCAAGAACATGGCCAACTTTCTGGAGGAGAATGATCTGTTCGTCCCGTcggatgatgatgacgatgatgattaA
- the LOC129721127 gene encoding protein flightless-1, which produces MSSTGVLPFVRGIDFTCNNFSDGKFPKNIRHMSGVQWLKLDRTGIDEIPEEMGKLMKLEHLSMKNNQLEKLYGELTELNCLRSLNMRRNNIKSSGIPNELFDLEELTTLDLSHNKLKEVPEGLDKAKSLLVLNLSNNQIESIPPSLFIKLTDLLFLDLSNNKLETLPPQTRRLSNLQTLILNDNPLELFQLRQLPSLQNLICLQMRNTQRTIANFPTSLDSLSNLQELDLSQNSLSKIPDVLYNLYNLKRLNLNDNVIQEISPLIENLSKLETLNLSRNQLITLPATLCKLQNLRRLYVNDNQLNFEGIPSSIGKLGALEVFSASNNQLEMVPEGLCRCGSLKKLNLSSNKLITLPETIHLLTDMDQLDLRNNPDLVMPPKPVEVQRGDGLAFYNIDFSLQTQLRLAGANVPAQAQVANSSKDPIARKLRLRRGARNDSADQDSAKILKGMQDIAKEKNTFGFEDEKVENLKPKRWDESLEKPPVDYSDIFEEEDGQYIGLTIWEIENFLPNKIEEAAHGKFYEGDCYIVLKTTHDDAGQLSWEIFFWIGTKATLDKRACAAIHAVNLRNYLGARCRTIREEQGDESDDFLALFDTEVAYIEGGRTSTGFYTIENLVYIVRLYRVHDAGANIHLEPVEVTYESLDLGYVFLLDTGLQIFMWYGTKSKNTLKSKARLIAEKINKNERKNKAEIFQEYQGSEGTEFWKALGFPNGQGPGEKPSSHVDPDFLPIPPRLYQIQLGMGYLELPQVELPSRTLHHSILNSKNVYILDCYLDLFVWFGKKSTRLVRAAAIKLSQELFNMIERPEYALITRVQEGTETQVFKSKFVGWEEIIAVDFTRTAQSVARTGADLTGWAKKQETKADLAALFMPRQPAMTLMEAQQLADDWNYDLDVMESFVLEGKKFVRLPEEELGIFYTGECYVFLCRYCLPVDDDEEEEEGDVVDSMAVNGKLKKSSALPAEEIQCVVYFWQGREAGNMGWLTFTFTLQKKFKSMFGEELEVVRIHQQQENLKFMSHFKGKFVIKNGRRKEKQKTPEGKSPVEFYHLRSNGSALCTRLIQVKTDATLLNSAFCYILFVPFETDDDSESGILYVWIGSKTSTEEARLIQEIAEDMFNNPWVSFQILHEGEEPENFFWVALGGRKPYDTDADYMNYTRLFRCSNEKGYFTVAEKCSDFCQDDLADDDIMILDNGDQVFLWLGSRCSEVEIKLAYKSAQVYIQHMRIKQPERPRKLFLTLKNKESKRFTKCFHGWSAHKRPPE; this is translated from the exons ATGAGTTCGACAGGTGTTTTGCCATTTGTCCGCGGAATCGACTTTACCTGTAATAATTTCAGC GATGGAAAGTTTCCTAAAAATATTAGACACATGTCGGGTGTCCAATGGCTCAAATTGGATCGCACAGGAATTGATGAAATTCCAGAAGAGATGGGCAAACTTATGAAACTGGAGCATCTATCGATGAAGAACAATCAGCTGGAAAAGCTTTACGGAGAGCTAACTGAATTGAACTGCCTGCGGTCGCTAAACATGCGACGAAATAATATTAAGAGTTCCGGAATCCCTAACGAGTTGTTCGATTTAGAAGAATTAACGACACTGGACCTGTCGCACAATAAACTGAAGGAAGTTCCAGAAGGTCTCGATAAAGCTAAAAGCCTTCTTGTGTTGAACCTTAGCAATAACCA GATTGAAAGCATTCCGCCCTCGCTCTTTATAAAGTTgacagatttattgtttttagaTCTTTCCAATAACAAACTAGAAACGCTTCCACCTCAAACTCGACGACTTTCGAATCTGCAAACGCTAATTCTGAACGACAATCCCTTGGAATTGTTTCAACTTCGTCAACTACCGTCTTTGCAGAATTTAATCTGCCTTCAGATGCGTAACACGCAAAGAACAATCGCTAATTTTCCAACATCATTGGACAGCCTTTCCAATTTACAAGAGCTGGATCTCTCTCAAAATTCATTATCCAAAATTCCAGATGTTCTGTACAATTTGTACAACCTGAAGCGGCTGAATTTaaatgataatgtgattcaagAAATTTCACCGTTAATAGAAAATTTGTCCAAGCTGGAAACATTAAATCTGTCTAGAAACCAACTCATAACCTTACCAGCAACGCTGTGTAAATTGCAGAACCTGCGCCgattgtacgtaaacgacaatCAATTGAACTTTGAGGGAATCCCATCTAGCATCGGGAAACTGGGAGCTCTGGAAGTATTTTCAGCCTCAAACAATCAACTGGAGATGGTTCCGGAAGGACTATGTCGCTGTGGATCtttgaaaaagttgaacctcagTTCTAACAAACTAATCACACTTCCTGAAACTATCCATCTTCTGACTGATATGGATCAGCTTGACTTGCGCAACAATCCTGACCTCGTAATGCCACCGAAGCCAGTCGAAGTGCAACGAGGCGACGGTCTTGCCTTCTATAACATCGATTTTTCATTACAAACTCAGCTACGATTAGCGGGAGCAAATGTGCCAGCACAAGCTCAGGTTGCCAACAGCAGCAAAGACCCCATTGCAAGAAAATTGCGACTACGACGTGGTGCAAGAAATGATTCTGCGGATCAGGACTCCGCTAAGATTCTCAAGGGCATGCAGGACATTGCCAAGGAGAAAAACACATTCGGCTTCGAAGATGAGAAAGTGGAAAATTTGAAGCCCAAGCGGTGGGATGAGTCGCTGGAAAAGCCACCAGTAGATTATTCCGATATCTTCGAAGAAGAAGATGGTCAGTATATTGGCCTGACGATTTGGGAAATTGAAAACTTCTTGCCGAATAAAATCGAAGAAGCAGCACATGGAAAGTTCTACGAAGGAGATTGctacattgtactgaaaacaactCATGATGATGCGGGACAGCTGAGCTGGgagatttttttctggattggaACGAAGGCAACATTGGATAAGCGAGCTTGTGCTGCTATACACGCCGTTAATTTAAGAAATTATCTTGGAGCCCGTTGTCGTACGATTCGGGAGGAGCAAGGAGATGAGTCGGACGATTTTCTCGCGCTTTTTGATACAGAGGTGGCCTACATCGAGGGTGGTCGAACTTCAACAGGATTTTACACAATCGAAAATTTGGTTTACATCGTGCGCCTTTACAGAGTACATGATGCTGGAGCTAACATTCACTTGGAGCCGGTTGAAGTCACATATGAATCACTCGATCTCGGATATGTCTTTCTCCTGGATACAGGACTCCAGATCTTTATGTGGTACGGCACAAAATCTAAAAACACTCTTAAATCGAAGGCGCGTCTAATAGcggaaaaaattaacaaaaatgaacgcAAAAATAAGGCAGAAATCTTCCAAGAATATCAGGGAAGTGAAGGAACAGAGTTTTGGAAAGCTCTTGGCTTTCCGAATGGCCAAGGCCCTGGAGAAAAGCCGAGTTCTCATGTTGACCCTGATTTTCTTCCGATTCCTCCGCGGTTGTATCAAATCCAGTTAGGAATGGGATACCTGGAACTGCCACAAGTTGAACTGCCAAGTCGAACCTTACATCATTCGATTCTAAATAGTAAGAATGTTTACATCCTGGACTGCTATTTGGATTTGTTTGTTTGGTTCGGAAAGAAATCAACCCGATTGGTCCGTGCTGCAGCGATAAAGTTGTCCCAGGAGTTGTTCAATATGATCGAACGGCCCGAATATGCCTTGATCACTCGAGTCCAAGAAGGGACAGAGACACAGGTTTTTAAATCGAAATTCGTCGGATGGGAGGAGATCATTGCGGTAGATTTTACCCGCACTGCTCAATCCGTGGCTCGTACCGGAGCTGATCTTACCGGCTGGGCCAAAAAGCAGGAAACAAAAGCGGATCTTGCGGCACTCTTTATGCCTCGACAACCGGCGATGACACTGATGGAAGCACAACAACTGGCGGACGACTGGAATTACGATTTGGACGTTATGGAATCGTTTGTTCTAGAGGGTAAAAAATTTGTTCGCCTTCCGGAGGAAGAACTAGGTATTTTCTACACTGGCGAATGTTACGTTTTTCTTTGCCGGTATTGTTTACCGGTGGATGACGACGAGGAAGAAGAGGAAGGCGATGTGGTTGACAGCATGGCGGTCAATGGTAAACTGAAAAAATCATCCGCTCTGCCCGCAGAAGAAATCCAGTGCGTGGTGTATTTTTGGCAGGGACGTGAAGCCGGCAATATGGGCTGGCTGACGTTTACCTTCACGttacaaaaaaagttcaaatccATGTTCGGCGAGGAATTGGAAGTAGTCCGAATTCATCAGCAGCAggagaatttgaaatttatgtcACATTTTAAAGGAAAATTTGTgattaaaaatggtcggagaaaaGAGAAGCAGAAAACGCCAGAAGGTAAATCTCCAGTGGAATTCTATCACTTGCGTTCAAACGGAAGTGCTCTCTGCACTCGACTGATTCAGGTTAAAACGGATGCTACGCTGCTGAATTCGGCGTTTTG TTATATTCTATTCGTCCCGTTCGAGACTGACGACGATTCTGAGTCGGGAATACTATACGTTTGGATTGGTTCTAAGACGTCAACCGAAGAAGCGCGGCTTATTCAAGAAATTGCTGAAGATATGTTCAACAATCCATGGGTTAGCTTTCAA ATATTGCATGAAGGAGAAGAACCGGAAAACTTCTTCTGGGTAGCATTGGGTGGCCGCAAACCATACGACACCGATGCCGACTACATGAATTACACCCGATTATTCCGCTGTTCGAACGAGAAAGGTTACTTTACTGTAGCCGAGAAATGTTCCGACTTCTGTCAGGATGATTTAGCTGATGACGATATTATGATTCTGGATAACGGAGACCAGGTGTTCCTGTGGCTAGGCTCTCGCTGCAGCGAGGTGGAAATCAAACTGGCGTACAAATCCGCACAG GTCTACATCCAGCACATGCGTATCAAACAACCGGAACGACCTAGGAAACTGTTCCTAACACTGAAGAACAAAGAATCGAAACGATTCACCAAATGCTTCCATGGATGGAGTGCGCACAAACGTCCCCCAGAATAA